A stretch of DNA from Henriciella sp. AS95:
CGCAAGGCATCCGCGCCGCTTGTGCCGGATAATGATCCGACCCTGCTTTTCGTCAATGCGGGCATGGTTCCGTTCAAGAATATCTTCACCGGCGCCGAGACCCCCTTTGCCCCGCGCGCGACGACATCGCAAAAGTGCGTTCGCGCCGGCGGAAAGCACAATGACCTCGATAATGTCGGCTACACGGCGCGCCATCACACCTTCTTTGAAATGCTCGGCAACTTTTCGTTCGGCGACTATTTCAAGGATGATGCGATCGCATTCGGTTGGGAGCTGGTGACGAAAGAGCTCGGACTGTCCAAGGACCGGCTGTTGGTGACTGTCTATTCCGAAGATGAAGAAGCGGCGGCGCTCTGGAAGAAGGTTGCCGGTCTGCCGGATGACCGGATCATTCGCATCGCGACCAGCGATAATTTCTGGTCGATGGGCGATACCGGTCCTTGTGGCCCTTGCTCGGAAATCTTCTTCGACCATGGCGACAAAATTCCAGGCGGCCCTCCAGGGTCACCGGATGAAGACGGCGACCGGTTCATCGAAATCTGGAACCTCGTCTTCATGCAGTTTGAGCAGCAAGCGAACGGCGAGCGCACAAACCTGCCCAAGCCGTCCATCGACACCGGTATGGGTCTTGAACGTATGGCTGCCGTCCTGCAGGGCGTTCACAACAATTACGAGATCGATCTATTTCAGAAGCTGATTGCCGCCGAAGAAGACATCTACAACGCGAAAGCAACTGGTGATCAATTGGCTTCGTTCCGCGTTATCGCGGACCATCTTCGCACTTCGGCCTTTCTGATTGCCGATGGCGTAACGCCATCCAATGAAGGCCGCGGATACGTGCTTCGCCGGATCATGCGCCGCGCCATGCGTCACGGCCATCTCCTGGGCGCGCGCGAACCGGCAATGTATAAACTTGTCGGTGCGCTCTCCGAAGAGATGGGCGAAGCCTATCCGGAACTCGTTCGCGCCAAGCCCGCAATCGAAGCCGCGCTCGAGCAGGAAGAAGCCCGTTTCCAGCGGACCCTGGGCCGCGGCCTTGCCCTGCTGGATGAGGCGACGGAAGGCCTAGCGGACGATGGCGAATTGCCTGGCGAAACGGCTTTCCGGCTCTATGACACCTTTGGTTTCCCACTCGATCTGACGCAGGATATTCTGCGCGGCCGGGGGATGAGCGTGGACACGCAAGGCTTTGATAATGCCATGGACTTGCAGAAAAAGGCGGCCCGCGAGGCTTGGGCAGGCTCCGGTGATGCCGGATCTGACGCGATCTGGTTCCGCGTGCGAGACAAGGTCGGCCCGACCGAATTTCTCGGTTATCAGGGCGTCGACGCAGGCGGTGCATTGAAAGCCATCGTTGCGGGCGGCGCGATGACCGACACGTTTGAGGGCGGCGACTGCGAACTCGTCTTTGACCAGACGCCCTTCTATGCCGAGAGTGGCGGCCAGGCGGGCGACCATGGCGAAATCCATTTTGAAAGTGGTGCCCGTTTCATTGTGCGCGATGTTCAGAAGCGCGCCGGCGACGTGCATGTCCATATCGGCGAGCTGACCGATGGGGCCATCACGATTGGTGACCCTGCGAAACTGGTGGCCAGCTATGAGCGCCGCCAGCGTATTCGCGCCAACCATTCGGCCACACATCTGCTTCATGCCGCGCTGCGCAGCGTGCTTGGGCCACACGTCACGCAAAAAGGCTCGCTTGTCGAGGAAGATCGGCTTCGCTTCGATTTCTCTCACGGCGCCCCGCTGACCCCTGCTGAAATTGAAGCCGTTGAAGACCAGGTGAACGCCGTCATTCGCCAGAATGACGAAGCGAAAATTCGCGTTATGGCGCCGGACAAGGCCATTGAGGCTGGCGCGCTTGCTCTCTTCGGAGAAAAGTATGGCGACGAAGTCCGGGTCCTTTCCATGGGGCAGTCGCTTGATTCAGATGAGCGCCCTTATTCTGTCGAGTTGTGCGGGGGGACACACGTTGCCCGCACAGGCGATATCGCCGCATTCGTGATCACGTCAGAAGGCGGCGTTTCTGCAGGTGTGCGGCGGATCGAGGCGGCAACTGGTGCTGAGGCGATTTCATTCCTAAAGGGCCGCGCTCAGGTTGCGCTGGACCTCGCGGACCAGCTCAAGGTGCCGCTGAAAGATGTTGGCCGCAAGGTCGCATCGCTCAGCGAGGAACGCCGCAATCTGGAGCGCGAGCTTGCCGATGCCAAGCGAAAGCTCGCTATGGGCGGCGGTGGTTCATCGGCGCCAGCCGGGCCGGAAGAGATCGGTGGCTACAAGCTGATTGCCCGCGTCGCAGACGGTGTTGGCGGACGGGATCTCCGCGGCCTCGTCGATGAAGCGAAGTCGAAGCTTGGGTCAGGCATCGCGGTGTTCGTTGGCGTGAACGAGGGCAAGGCTGCCGTGGCAGTCGGCGTGACCGATGACCTGACAGGCAAGGTGTCCGCAGTTGAACTCGTCCGCGTTGCGGCGGCGGAAGTTGGCGGCAAGGGCGGCGGCGGCCGGCCAGACATGGCCCAGGCAGGCGGCCCGGATGGCGACAAGGCCGAAGCGGCGCTGGAGGCTGTCCGCAAGGCGCTTGCTGGCTAGGCTTCTGCCGGAAAAAGCGGTTCGCTGTCGCCGGTTTTCCATTGTGCGAACTTCGGCATGATCGATTTGAAACGGTCACTCTCGAGGTGCCCGTTCAGCCAGCGTTGCAAGGATGGATAAGGCTGAGCGTCGAACCAGGCTCTGTCCGTATTCGCGAACTGGCGAATGAACGGCATGATGGCGAGATCTGCGAGCGATATGCGGTCTCCAAAGAGCTGCGCCATGGTTTCAAGCCGCGTGTCCAGCGTCTGAAGAAAGGCTTCGGCCGCCTCCCTGTGATCTTCGGCAACGGCGCCGTCATAGCGATCAGGATACTTGTACCGGTCGAGATGGTGCTTGAACGGGCCGTCACAGGCAGAAATCAGCGCCGTCATGTCGGCCAGTGATCCGCTTTCAGGCGCTAACAAGCCTTCCGGGTCTGCCTCATCCAGGACGTGGCTCATCACATCGAGGCTCTCTTCAATGACCTGTCCGGACGTCAACTGCAGAACGGGCACTGTGCCTTTTGGCGAAATCTCCAGCATTTCCGGCGGCTTGTCGCGCAGCACCACCTCGCGCAGCCGGCACTTGAAACCAGCCGACTGAATGGCGAGGCGTGCCCGCATGGCGTAGGGACATCGGCGGAATGAATAGAGGATCGGCAGGCTCATTACCCTGCTGTTTTCGCCTTTGCGCGCCCAAGATGCAATTCACCGCGTTGTTTCGCGAGCGCAATCTGTCGCTGGCGTTCACTGAACCGGGCGCGTTGGTCATCGGTGAGTTTGTCATGGCAGGAGGGACAGGAGAGCCCTTCGACAAAGCGTGCATCCTGTCGCTCTTCTTCGCTGACCGGGGTCTTGCAGGCATAGCAGAGATAGAAGGTGCCGAGTTCGAGGCCGTGCCCGACCGAAACGCGATCGTCAAAAACAAAGCACTCACCTTGCCATTTGCTTTCAGCCTGAGGCACCGTTTCGAGGTATTTGAGGATGCCGCCCTTTAGGTGGAAGACCTCGTCGATGCCTTCGGATTTGACGAAGCTCGTCGCTTTCTCGCAGCGTATGCCGCCCGTGCAGAACATGGCGATTCTTGGTTTGCGGCCCTTTGCTTCAAGGTCAGCGCGGAACTGGCGGAACCAGTCCGGGAATTCGCGAAAGGCGCGCGTTTCGGGGTCGACCGCGCCTTCGAAGGTGCCGATTGCGTATTCATAGTCATTGCGGGTGTCGATGATGACCGTGTCTGGATCAGTGATCAGATCGTTCCAGCTTTCTGGCTCAACATAAGTCCCCACCAGCTTGTTTGGGTCTGTGCCAGGAACGCCCATTGTCACGATTTCCCGCTTCAGCCGTACTTTCAGGCGCAGGAAGGGCATTTCATCGGCATGGCTTTCCTTATGCTCAAAGTCCGCGCAACCGGGCAAGGCGCGCAGGGTCGCCATGGCATCGTCCAGCGCGTCACCCTCTGCGGCGATCGTGCCGTTAATACCTTCGCTGGCGATGAGAACGGTCCCCATCGCACCGACGTTAGACAGGGCAGTACGCACAGTCTCGCGAATCGCTTCGATGTCGTCGAACGGCGTGAATTTGTAGAAGGCTGAAACGCGAATAGACATGGCAACGGCTTATGCCAGAGGTCTGCTCATGATTCCAGATTGGGCCGCAGGTGCGGCTGGTCATGCCCGAACGTCATTCGCATATTTCCAAACGCACCGACTCCCTGCTATTGGGGCGCTATGAAGAGCGCAGTGATTGTATTTCCCGGGTCCAATTGCGACCGCGACGCCCAGACCGCACTGACGGACATTACGGGTTCGGCGCCAGACATGATCTGGCACAAGGATGGCGACCTGCCTGAAAACGTGGACCTGGTCATGGTGCCCGGTGGTTTTTCCTATGGTGACTATCTGCGCTGCGGTGCGATGGCCGCGAACTCGCCGATCATCGCTGCGCTGAAGCGACATGCTGATCGCGGCGGATATGTTCTCGGTGTCTGCAATGGCTTTCAGGTGCTGACCGAGACACAGCTCTTGCCTGGTGCGCTCATTCGCAATTCTGGTCTGGAATTCGTCTGCAAGCCGCAGGGCCTGCAGGTCGAGAATAGCAATTCGCCGTTCACCAGCGCCTATGCCGGAAAATCTGAAATCTCGATTCCCATCGCTCACCATGACGGCAATTATGTCGCCGATGAAGAGACGCTGGACAGGCTGGAAGGCGAGGGGCGCGTTGCATTCCGCTATGCCGGCAATCCAAACGGATCAGCGCGCGACATTGCCGGTGTCCTGTCAGAGAATGGTCGCGTGCTGGGTCTGATGCCACATCCCGAACGCGCGATTGGCGGGCATGAAGGCGGAACCGATGGCCGTGCGATGTTCGAAAGCCTGATGGGCGCGCTTTAGCTTCAAGCCTGCGAGCGGCGGTCAATGAAGCCGTTGGCGGTATTGGCAAGCTGGCTCGATTCCCCGCGAGACGCTTTTCGTCGTTCGGGCGTGACCCGAAGCGCGAAGAAATAGTCGCCCTCAAACCCGGTCGGCACCCAGTGCTTTTCAAGCTGCTCGACGCCTTTTGTGAAGCGCCCATGAGCGCAGTCATATTTGTGCTGACGATAGAATCTGACGCCGGTTTGATTGAAACAAAGCGCTTCAAACCGGTCCGCGAAGGGCAAGCGTAGCCGGGCGAGGCCGTGCTGGCGGGCGATGTATTTCGCGGCTCGTATCAATGGCGGAATGACACGAACACCGTCACGCCCCGGCAGGACTTCAAGGTCGGAAATATATAGCTCTGCAGGCTCATAAGCGTTCGGCTTGGTGATGACGACCTGCATCAGGCACTCGATGTGATCGCCGTCCAACAGGCCCAGCAGCGCTGAGCGGCCCGGGGCGTCCGGGTCGCGGTGCTGATAAGAGAAAACTTCCGGGCTTCGAACAGGCGCGGCTGGTCTGGCCCGTGAGAGACGTTCATCGAATGCTGAGATGCGACTGGCGTCGGCCTGGATGTGAGGGTCGAGGTAGACCACATGATCGGGCATATGCTTCAGGCGTGATATGGCCCTGGCGCTGCCGGAGTATTTCTCCGATTCCGATAGACGTGCATACATTTTTTCATCGCGCGCCAATCTGGAAAGCGCTGTTCCCAGCGCCATGCTGACCGGCTTGACCGGCCACTCCAGCCGGGTTCGGCCACGATTGCCAAGCCAGGCCTTCAAGCCCACTTTTTTGTGAAACCGGCCTGCAATCTCATTATTGTTGAGCGTGTAAATCGCGGCAAAGTCTGTGTTGTTGAGCGCGCGTTTTGCCAGGGCGAAACCGGCGCCTTTGCCGTTTTTCGAAGATATGAACGTGTGTCCAGAAGCAGCGAAAATACGGCGGGCACCAAAGTGAAATCCCCGCGCCTGCGTGCCAAGCATCGCAACAATCTCGTCATCCTGTTCGGCAACATAGCCGACCGGAAGATCTGCCTGTTCAGGGTTTTCAAAAAGAGCCCAGTGCCAGCCTGCTTCGCTTCGTGCCGGAAATCCGGATTCGCGCGCCAGCTTCACAATGGCCGGAATGTCACCGGCAACAAGCTCCCTGCATTTGGCCATGTACGCTCCCTCCAGACGAGAAAGCTAGCAAATGGAGACTCAGATCCTCTGAAACAGATCGAGTAAATTTCACGCAATTCGAAAAGCGTTTTGCGTGCCCGCACGATTGCGCTTAATGGAGTAGCCTATCATGAAGGCCAGGGAGGAATGGCGATGAAAAGAATTTATGGTGCGCTGCTTGCCTCAGCGATGCTGGCGACGGCGTGTAGCCCGTCGGCTGACGAGACTGCGGACGTTGAAAGCGCTGAGACGCCGCCGGCGGAAACCGAGGTGGATGCAGACGAGACTGCGACGGCAGCCGCTGACTCAGACGGCGGCTTTGAGGTCGTAGACTATGAAGACGCCGCCAACTGGCTTTGCCACCCGGACAAGGCAAATGACGCGTGCGATGTCGATCTCACTTACACTGTGGTGAATGCTGACGGGACGACATCGGTAGAAGAGGTGGAACTCGCTGAGAACCCGCCGATCGACTGCTTCTACATTTATCCGACTGTCTCCATGGACGAAACGCCTAATAGTGACATGACGGCGAATGACGAAGAGCTGCGCGTTGTGGAAGGGCAGCTTGCCGCCTTTGGCCAGGAGTGCCGGATCTTTGCGCCGCTGTATCGTCAGATCACGGTCCCAGAGCTTCGCCGGGGGCTCGGTGGCCAAGGGTTCACCGCCGATATTGCCATGCGCTGGTCTGACGTGACGGGCGCATGGAATGAGTATGTCGAGAATTACAATGATGGCCGCGGCGTCGTCATCGTCGGCCATTCACAAGGGTCCAGCATGGTCCAGGACCTTGTGAAGAAGGAAATTGTCGGCTCGGACATGGAAGACAAGGTCATCTCGCTGATGCCGATCGGCATGACGACCCATGTCGATGCCGAAACAGGCAACTTTGGTCCGTACGAGCCGTGCACCACGATAAACCAGACCGGCTGCATCATTGCTTATTCTTCCTATCGCTCAACATTGCCGCCAAAGCAGGGCGCGCTGTTTGGCGGCAAAAGCCCGCAAGGGACCTCGGCATTGTGTATAAACCCGGCTGAGCTTTCCGGCGATGATGGCGTGCTGGACGCGCGTCTGTCATCAGGCGGCTGGTATGGTGAAGGCGAGTCGGAATTCGTGAATGGAGAAGGCGTCGATACGCCGTTCGCGTCTGTCCCAGGGTTGCTGACGGCAGAGTGTGTCGATGATGGCAGCTATTCCTACTTGGAAATCACGGTGAATGGCGATCCGTCAGACCCGCGCGCGGACGATATTGTTGGCGATGTTATCGGGGCGGACGGCGTGAATGCCGGCTGGGGCCTCCACCTCGTGGATATGCACGCAGCCATGGGCAATCTGGTCAAAATCCTTGGTGCTCAGTCAGACGCCTGGGCCGCGGCCCACCCCGCTGACGAATAGAGCCTGACCAACACGATACAAAAAAGCGCCGCCTCGAGATCGGGGCGGCGCTTCTGTTTATGGTATCGAGCGAGAAGTCTTATTCTTCGCTCTCAGTGTCTTCTTCATCTTCTTCAACCGGAGGCGTGTAGA
This window harbors:
- the alaS gene encoding alanine--tRNA ligase; this translates as MTSVNELRETFLSYFERQGHTRKASAPLVPDNDPTLLFVNAGMVPFKNIFTGAETPFAPRATTSQKCVRAGGKHNDLDNVGYTARHHTFFEMLGNFSFGDYFKDDAIAFGWELVTKELGLSKDRLLVTVYSEDEEAAALWKKVAGLPDDRIIRIATSDNFWSMGDTGPCGPCSEIFFDHGDKIPGGPPGSPDEDGDRFIEIWNLVFMQFEQQANGERTNLPKPSIDTGMGLERMAAVLQGVHNNYEIDLFQKLIAAEEDIYNAKATGDQLASFRVIADHLRTSAFLIADGVTPSNEGRGYVLRRIMRRAMRHGHLLGAREPAMYKLVGALSEEMGEAYPELVRAKPAIEAALEQEEARFQRTLGRGLALLDEATEGLADDGELPGETAFRLYDTFGFPLDLTQDILRGRGMSVDTQGFDNAMDLQKKAAREAWAGSGDAGSDAIWFRVRDKVGPTEFLGYQGVDAGGALKAIVAGGAMTDTFEGGDCELVFDQTPFYAESGGQAGDHGEIHFESGARFIVRDVQKRAGDVHVHIGELTDGAITIGDPAKLVASYERRQRIRANHSATHLLHAALRSVLGPHVTQKGSLVEEDRLRFDFSHGAPLTPAEIEAVEDQVNAVIRQNDEAKIRVMAPDKAIEAGALALFGEKYGDEVRVLSMGQSLDSDERPYSVELCGGTHVARTGDIAAFVITSEGGVSAGVRRIEAATGAEAISFLKGRAQVALDLADQLKVPLKDVGRKVASLSEERRNLERELADAKRKLAMGGGGSSAPAGPEEIGGYKLIARVADGVGGRDLRGLVDEAKSKLGSGIAVFVGVNEGKAAVAVGVTDDLTGKVSAVELVRVAAAEVGGKGGGGRPDMAQAGGPDGDKAEAALEAVRKALAG
- a CDS encoding glutathione S-transferase, translating into MSLPILYSFRRCPYAMRARLAIQSAGFKCRLREVVLRDKPPEMLEISPKGTVPVLQLTSGQVIEESLDVMSHVLDEADPEGLLAPESGSLADMTALISACDGPFKHHLDRYKYPDRYDGAVAEDHREAAEAFLQTLDTRLETMAQLFGDRISLADLAIMPFIRQFANTDRAWFDAQPYPSLQRWLNGHLESDRFKSIMPKFAQWKTGDSEPLFPAEA
- a CDS encoding rhodanese-related sulfurtransferase, with the translated sequence MSIRVSAFYKFTPFDDIEAIRETVRTALSNVGAMGTVLIASEGINGTIAAEGDALDDAMATLRALPGCADFEHKESHADEMPFLRLKVRLKREIVTMGVPGTDPNKLVGTYVEPESWNDLITDPDTVIIDTRNDYEYAIGTFEGAVDPETRAFREFPDWFRQFRADLEAKGRKPRIAMFCTGGIRCEKATSFVKSEGIDEVFHLKGGILKYLETVPQAESKWQGECFVFDDRVSVGHGLELGTFYLCYACKTPVSEEERQDARFVEGLSCPSCHDKLTDDQRARFSERQRQIALAKQRGELHLGRAKAKTAG
- the purQ gene encoding phosphoribosylformylglycinamidine synthase subunit PurQ → MKSAVIVFPGSNCDRDAQTALTDITGSAPDMIWHKDGDLPENVDLVMVPGGFSYGDYLRCGAMAANSPIIAALKRHADRGGYVLGVCNGFQVLTETQLLPGALIRNSGLEFVCKPQGLQVENSNSPFTSAYAGKSEISIPIAHHDGNYVADEETLDRLEGEGRVAFRYAGNPNGSARDIAGVLSENGRVLGLMPHPERAIGGHEGGTDGRAMFESLMGAL
- a CDS encoding DUF3089 domain-containing protein, with the translated sequence MKRIYGALLASAMLATACSPSADETADVESAETPPAETEVDADETATAAADSDGGFEVVDYEDAANWLCHPDKANDACDVDLTYTVVNADGTTSVEEVELAENPPIDCFYIYPTVSMDETPNSDMTANDEELRVVEGQLAAFGQECRIFAPLYRQITVPELRRGLGGQGFTADIAMRWSDVTGAWNEYVENYNDGRGVVIVGHSQGSSMVQDLVKKEIVGSDMEDKVISLMPIGMTTHVDAETGNFGPYEPCTTINQTGCIIAYSSYRSTLPPKQGALFGGKSPQGTSALCINPAELSGDDGVLDARLSSGGWYGEGESEFVNGEGVDTPFASVPGLLTAECVDDGSYSYLEITVNGDPSDPRADDIVGDVIGADGVNAGWGLHLVDMHAAMGNLVKILGAQSDAWAAAHPADE